One segment of Shewanella piezotolerans WP3 DNA contains the following:
- a CDS encoding WecB/TagA/CpsF family glycosyltransferase, whose translation MIKPQTRPTSTAVLAIRIVDLFAASVMIVITSPLLVYGLLKSAVANINAFELVFIYGANNKTVGLYQFTYSGKFKSLPVLINLLRGDVSLLGKKMEFAFEATDTTSKLFSRSEKEQIVQDLATASLKPGLSSIEQINSATGLSFESSQRSLLKAHSSLFNYLSALIRGIFVTTLTRNFMPQIKHNNGPISVFGISLDNWTLSDLLNDIKQACQANSSVKLQQYSFVNADCLNISCHNEAYRRSLKQSKRIFADGIGVRLACLSKGHPLRDNLNGTDMFPRLCELAAEQQLSIFLLGGEEGVAAATAENMLQHYSNLKIAGVHNGYFDMSGNSEENNQIVAQINQSNADILLVAMGAPLQERWLEDNKPQLNCSVGIGVGGLFDFYSNRIKRAPLWLRQMGMEWSYRLLQEPSRMWQRYIIGNPTFIFRVWRENRQLNKVQAAQPKTVKAKTNIKYTPKFNVKQANTRRAMHNMRRRLNRFTKRLLDITISAALLVLLMPFFIILSLLIRIESKGAVLFCQTRAGRNNQPFTMWKFRSMYQDAEQRLTAVQNDNEMQGGVLFKIKHDPRVTLIGKCIRKTSIDELPQLWNVLKGDMSLVGPRPALVSEVQQYSQHDRNRLMIKPGITCIWQVTGRSNIPFKQQVELDIDYIYQQSVTADLWLLIKTIPAVLFARGAY comes from the coding sequence ATGATAAAACCACAAACGCGCCCCACCAGCACAGCAGTTTTGGCAATTCGTATTGTTGATCTATTCGCTGCTAGCGTAATGATAGTCATCACCAGCCCATTGCTCGTTTATGGCCTACTCAAAAGCGCAGTAGCAAATATAAACGCATTTGAATTAGTGTTCATTTATGGCGCAAATAATAAGACAGTCGGCCTCTACCAGTTTACCTATTCAGGGAAGTTTAAGAGCTTGCCTGTGTTGATTAACTTGCTCAGAGGTGATGTTAGCCTGCTCGGTAAAAAGATGGAGTTTGCCTTTGAAGCAACAGATACAACCAGCAAGTTGTTTAGTCGAAGCGAGAAAGAGCAAATTGTTCAGGATTTAGCAACCGCATCACTTAAACCAGGTCTTAGTTCGATTGAGCAGATAAATAGCGCCACCGGGCTGAGCTTTGAATCATCACAACGCTCACTATTAAAGGCACATAGCAGCTTATTCAACTACCTTTCAGCCTTAATCAGGGGCATATTTGTCACTACTCTCACCCGCAATTTCATGCCCCAGATTAAACATAACAATGGACCAATATCGGTATTTGGGATCTCCTTGGATAACTGGACTCTGAGCGACCTATTAAACGATATCAAACAAGCCTGCCAAGCAAATAGTAGCGTCAAATTACAGCAATACAGCTTTGTTAATGCCGACTGCCTAAATATTAGTTGTCACAACGAGGCTTACCGCCGCAGTTTAAAACAGAGCAAACGGATCTTTGCCGATGGGATTGGTGTAAGACTGGCGTGTCTCTCAAAGGGCCATCCACTTAGAGACAACCTAAACGGCACAGATATGTTCCCTAGATTATGTGAATTAGCGGCAGAGCAGCAGCTATCAATATTCCTATTGGGCGGCGAAGAAGGTGTTGCCGCGGCTACGGCGGAAAATATGCTGCAACATTATTCAAACCTAAAGATAGCTGGTGTCCATAATGGCTACTTTGATATGAGCGGCAATAGCGAAGAAAACAACCAGATAGTAGCCCAGATTAATCAGTCAAATGCAGACATACTGCTGGTTGCAATGGGCGCACCACTGCAAGAGAGATGGCTCGAAGATAACAAGCCGCAATTGAATTGCAGTGTGGGGATTGGCGTAGGAGGCTTGTTTGACTTTTACTCTAACCGGATCAAACGCGCTCCTCTATGGTTGAGACAGATGGGCATGGAGTGGAGCTATCGACTGCTGCAAGAGCCTAGTCGAATGTGGCAACGCTACATCATAGGTAATCCAACGTTTATATTTAGAGTTTGGCGCGAGAACCGTCAGCTAAACAAAGTTCAGGCTGCGCAGCCAAAAACGGTTAAAGCCAAAACCAACATTAAATACACACCAAAATTTAATGTCAAGCAGGCAAACACACGCAGAGCGATGCACAACATGCGTAGGCGGCTAAACCGCTTTACTAAGCGCCTGTTAGACATCACCATTTCTGCGGCTTTACTCGTCCTATTAATGCCATTTTTTATCATTTTATCGCTGCTGATCCGTATTGAATCGAAAGGCGCAGTGTTGTTTTGTCAAACCCGAGCGGGACGTAATAACCAGCCGTTTACCATGTGGAAGTTCCGCTCAATGTACCAAGACGCCGAGCAAAGACTGACGGCAGTACAAAACGATAATGAGATGCAGGGCGGCGTGTTATTTAAGATTAAGCATGATCCGAGGGTCACACTCATTGGCAAGTGTATTCGCAAAACGTCAATTGACGAACTGCCACAGCTCTGGAATGTACTTAAAGGTGACATGTCGCTTGTCGGCCCTCGCCCCGCGTTAGTCAGTGAAGTTCAACAATACAGTCAACATGATAGAAACAGGCTGATGATTAAACCTGGGATCACTTGCATTTGGCAAGTCACAGGTCGCTCAAATATTCCGTTTAAGCAACAAGTCGAGCTCGAT
- a CDS encoding glycosyltransferase family 2 protein — translation MTTNDQYTKATAAKVSVVMPIYNVEAFVEDAIKSVLAQTFSHFELILVNDCSPDSSLALCQKFKDSRIRIISHEVNQGLSAARNTGIRHAIGRYVAFIDSDDMWHPEKLAQHVLHLDNAPEVGISFSRSVFIDYQGNTINVFQMPQLTDINASDLLCRNPVGNGSAPVLRRETLCDIRYQALNKRHPHSCYFDENFRQSEDIECWLRIVATTHWKMEGLPAPLTYYRLNNQGLSANFQKQYASWENMINKAIHYAPELLIQYENRARAYQLRYLARQAIRNHDGKEAVERIKQALKTSPSIIRHETGRTIATLAAAYLLKLLPKSTYKGIESMAQSVLGRMQRAKISKDGVTPELMKNL, via the coding sequence ATGACTACTAATGACCAATATACCAAAGCGACAGCGGCCAAAGTATCCGTTGTCATGCCTATTTACAATGTTGAAGCCTTTGTAGAGGATGCAATCAAATCCGTGCTAGCTCAAACCTTTAGTCATTTTGAATTGATTCTAGTGAATGATTGCTCACCTGATAGTAGCCTTGCACTTTGCCAAAAATTTAAAGACTCACGTATTCGCATCATCAGCCATGAAGTGAACCAAGGACTTTCTGCAGCACGTAATACAGGGATCCGCCACGCTATTGGTCGCTACGTTGCTTTTATTGACTCTGACGATATGTGGCATCCAGAAAAACTCGCTCAACATGTGCTGCATTTAGACAATGCTCCAGAGGTGGGGATTAGCTTTTCTCGTTCGGTGTTTATCGACTATCAAGGCAATACAATCAATGTTTTCCAGATGCCACAGTTAACAGATATAAATGCGAGTGATCTGCTCTGTCGTAACCCTGTCGGTAACGGCTCTGCACCAGTTCTACGCCGTGAAACCTTGTGTGACATACGTTATCAAGCACTAAACAAACGCCATCCACACAGTTGCTATTTTGATGAGAATTTTCGTCAATCAGAAGATATTGAATGCTGGCTTAGAATTGTTGCCACCACCCATTGGAAAATGGAGGGCCTACCAGCGCCGCTAACCTATTACCGTCTTAATAACCAAGGTTTATCCGCTAATTTTCAAAAACAGTATGCTTCATGGGAGAACATGATCAATAAAGCCATCCACTATGCACCAGAGCTGCTAATACAGTACGAGAATCGCGCCAGAGCCTACCAATTGAGGTACCTCGCAAGGCAAGCCATACGTAATCATGATGGCAAAGAAGCCGTTGAGCGGATAAAACAAGCACTGAAAACCTCACCATCAATCATCAGACACGAGACAGGGCGTACTATCGCCACGCTTGCAGCGGCTTATCTGTTAAAGCTATTACCGAAAAGCACTTATAAAGGTATTGAGTCTATGGCGCAATCCGTACTGGGACGTATGCAACGAGCCAAAATATCGAAAGACGGCGTAACACCTGAGTTGATGAAAAACCTGTAA
- a CDS encoding oligosaccharide flippase family protein: MQTILQLKSTIATLFSSALGKSLFWLGSAQVLGRIVRLGASIIIARLLTPEVFGLVAIILTSFEIICTPTRRISSAALIQMDDNKFSHALTSANKVNWLAAITAFVAMSLLSWPLAIYYDDMQLILPMILMATSYLLLPFGMLYAAQNLRLNRMRVVGRAVLWQTVFDGMLTATLALLGLGIWAIILPKVIVIFVWIGVHRYHNPLPGASFKNTTRLKKTRLHGATTATKPDTQPQSARFGLAPQTAEIFKFGIHVGLGDLAIAMRQNIDYILVGYFLGIEALGVYFFAFNASLGISLGLIQSYGTALYSHLCQKGHDTESRETSLQGKYFQSLKFIMLLTVPLITLQAVLAPFYLPLIYGQKWLDAGALPIFILLCLSGLFRPLGEAASQYLISSGQSKYNLICNSIFTLMLAVTIALSSFSGLIAVALGILLVHLVAMPIFTIYLKFTQQPTTDKYSINCNKKSRLMQTIPKRSRETHYDY; this comes from the coding sequence ATGCAAACGATATTACAACTAAAAAGCACCATTGCCACCTTATTCAGTAGTGCGTTGGGCAAGAGCCTATTTTGGTTGGGCTCAGCTCAGGTGCTCGGCCGGATAGTACGTCTCGGGGCGAGCATTATCATCGCTCGCTTGCTCACTCCAGAAGTGTTTGGGCTGGTGGCCATTATCCTCACAAGTTTCGAGATTATCTGCACTCCAACTCGTAGAATTTCGTCAGCCGCATTGATTCAGATGGATGATAACAAATTCAGTCATGCGCTAACCAGTGCCAATAAAGTGAACTGGTTAGCCGCTATCACCGCCTTCGTTGCCATGAGCTTACTCAGCTGGCCGCTTGCCATCTACTACGATGACATGCAGCTCATACTTCCTATGATACTCATGGCAACAAGCTATTTGTTACTCCCCTTTGGCATGCTTTATGCCGCGCAAAATCTTCGACTCAACCGCATGAGAGTAGTCGGCCGCGCAGTACTTTGGCAAACCGTTTTTGATGGGATGTTAACCGCAACACTCGCTTTACTCGGGCTCGGGATCTGGGCAATTATTTTGCCTAAAGTAATTGTGATATTTGTTTGGATTGGGGTTCATCGATATCACAACCCCTTGCCCGGGGCTTCTTTCAAAAATACAACACGACTCAAGAAAACTCGGTTACACGGAGCTACAACAGCCACTAAGCCAGATACTCAGCCTCAATCAGCAAGATTCGGCTTAGCCCCGCAAACGGCTGAGATTTTTAAGTTTGGTATACATGTCGGCTTAGGTGACTTAGCCATCGCCATGCGGCAGAATATCGATTACATACTAGTGGGTTACTTTCTCGGCATAGAAGCATTAGGAGTCTACTTCTTCGCCTTTAATGCCAGCTTAGGCATTAGCCTTGGGCTTATCCAAAGCTACGGCACTGCACTATATTCTCACCTATGCCAAAAAGGCCACGATACCGAGAGTCGCGAGACTAGCCTGCAAGGTAAGTACTTTCAATCGCTCAAATTTATCATGTTGCTCACCGTGCCCCTTATAACATTGCAAGCTGTACTAGCACCTTTTTATCTGCCATTGATCTATGGTCAAAAGTGGCTAGATGCAGGTGCCCTACCTATTTTCATCTTGCTTTGCTTAAGCGGCCTATTTCGTCCACTTGGTGAGGCTGCGAGCCAATATTTAATTAGTTCAGGTCAGAGTAAATACAACCTTATCTGCAACAGCATTTTTACGCTGATGCTGGCAGTGACCATAGCACTATCCAGTTTTTCAGGACTTATCGCTGTAGCTCTCGGCATTTTATTGGTGCACCTAGTTGCTATGCCCATCTTCACTATTTATCTCAAATTCACACAACAGCCAACAACAGATAAATACTCAATAAACTGCAATAAAAAAAGTCGGTTAATGCAGACAATCCCCAAACGCTCTCGGGAGACTCACTATGACTACTAA
- a CDS encoding O-antigen ligase family protein translates to MDPQAYAPENSDERLVWYAITGTYLFWFLGAMYVVAPVVGWILLLRLVKRAALKQQNYVVSHTQHFWVAAMLLMLLALVIGHLTEGLGLTKLIKSSIGWAKGWALLAIFPLIGSLNIRPQLIYRAGCIVCKHTLILLPIFVLAWVLKLPSTLYTSPLSIIGGPGPEFFSVSLYELDPGSGAPRWRLFTPWAPALGMMGNLFFIFATQERSKRFRFYGFSGSLSMVLLSQSRLAFVCYLLLAGFFMFIRYYRSPWLYFAASPALLLLGLTGHSVIEKVEQTIYAFKNARAGSTRVRQELANIALERWANEAIFWGHGIVERGPHLVEYMPIGSHHTWYGLLFVKGLVGAMALASAMLVTIISLLRYIFSNSISAVAIAIILQLFLYTFGENLEILAYLFWPGLVIVGIALKYNKSESKTELKAEAD, encoded by the coding sequence ATGGATCCGCAAGCCTATGCTCCAGAAAATTCTGACGAACGCCTAGTTTGGTATGCCATCACCGGCACCTACCTATTTTGGTTTTTAGGTGCCATGTATGTGGTTGCCCCGGTGGTTGGCTGGATACTCCTGTTAAGGCTGGTAAAAAGAGCGGCACTTAAGCAACAGAATTATGTTGTTTCTCATACTCAACATTTCTGGGTAGCAGCGATGTTGCTGATGCTACTGGCGCTGGTGATTGGTCATCTCACTGAAGGGCTAGGGCTTACCAAACTCATCAAGTCGAGTATTGGTTGGGCTAAAGGCTGGGCACTGTTAGCCATCTTCCCACTCATCGGCTCGCTGAATATCCGCCCGCAATTAATCTATCGAGCAGGCTGCATCGTATGTAAACATACGCTTATTTTACTGCCCATTTTTGTACTCGCTTGGGTATTGAAACTGCCTAGTACACTTTACACCTCCCCTTTAAGTATCATTGGTGGACCAGGCCCTGAGTTTTTCAGTGTCAGTCTCTATGAGCTCGATCCTGGTAGCGGTGCACCCAGATGGCGATTATTTACCCCTTGGGCGCCAGCGCTAGGTATGATGGGGAACCTATTCTTTATCTTTGCCACTCAAGAGCGATCAAAACGCTTCCGCTTCTACGGCTTTAGCGGCAGTTTAAGCATGGTTCTACTGTCGCAATCTAGGCTCGCTTTCGTTTGCTACCTACTGCTTGCGGGCTTTTTCATGTTCATCCGCTACTACCGTTCACCTTGGTTATATTTTGCGGCAAGCCCCGCTTTACTGCTACTAGGATTAACAGGTCATAGTGTGATCGAAAAAGTAGAACAAACCATATATGCCTTTAAAAATGCCCGAGCAGGTTCCACCCGAGTACGCCAAGAACTCGCAAATATTGCGCTTGAGCGCTGGGCTAATGAAGCCATTTTTTGGGGCCATGGTATCGTTGAAAGAGGTCCACACTTGGTAGAGTACATGCCTATTGGTTCACATCACACTTGGTATGGTTTACTGTTTGTTAAAGGATTAGTCGGTGCTATGGCGCTCGCCTCAGCAATGCTAGTGACCATTATTAGCCTGCTGCGTTATATCTTTAGCAATAGCATTTCGGCTGTCGCTATTGCCATTATTTTACAACTATTCTTATACACCTTCGGCGAGAACTTAGAGATTTTGGCCTACCTATTTTGGCCAGGCCTAGTCATTGTTGGCATTGCACTTAAGTACAATAAATCTGAGTCCAAAACCGAACTTAAAGCTGAGGCTGATTAA
- a CDS encoding polysaccharide biosynthesis/export family protein — protein sequence MNPNHSTNFSSTSHSSKKQKDATKSITDAPQYQGLTTLLIITLAALLSGCVLPHHPEEIDICDNVDDDMTLCHFYPSDTPYMRSKISERAPKNITQKANDPMGTTWLMDTAQAQQALHLPQNIRLSVGDRLKVNVLNGEEFSGNVEVNNDGYIYLPYLQPIHAKGLDVQQLSAAISKHLVEEDFMLKNSVRLSITPLKWAPVEVTVSGGVFEPGQHQINKKTDTEIIDDDGNHSGDQASERSIAAALRASGGVRPDANISEVMVIREQYSFKLDLSGVIHGYPVPTMTLMSGDHIHVPQHDYFDDALARPSQITVPGIRVFLSNLTQPASSNSQSAVDTDATRFPYGTRLLNGAIAANCVGGAQSTNASRHLLLITKNPLTAEVDVIERSMDSLIRNSWVTGMNPILMPGDGIACYDSRVTNMREIARTVTEILVPATLLELL from the coding sequence ATGAACCCCAATCACAGCACGAACTTTTCAAGCACCTCTCATAGCAGTAAAAAGCAAAAGGATGCAACAAAGTCGATAACAGATGCGCCACAGTACCAGGGATTGACGACATTGCTAATCATCACTCTAGCAGCCTTATTATCTGGCTGTGTACTGCCACATCATCCAGAAGAGATTGATATCTGTGACAACGTGGATGACGACATGACACTGTGCCACTTCTACCCTAGCGACACGCCTTATATGCGCAGCAAAATCAGTGAACGAGCACCTAAAAATATAACTCAAAAAGCCAATGACCCTATGGGTACCACTTGGTTAATGGATACCGCTCAAGCACAGCAAGCATTGCATTTGCCGCAAAATATTCGTTTATCAGTAGGCGATAGATTGAAAGTCAATGTACTCAATGGTGAAGAGTTTAGTGGCAATGTAGAGGTCAATAATGATGGTTATATCTATCTGCCATATCTGCAGCCCATTCATGCTAAAGGGCTTGATGTTCAGCAACTATCCGCAGCAATAAGCAAGCACCTTGTTGAAGAAGATTTCATGCTAAAAAATAGTGTGCGACTCAGCATAACCCCACTCAAGTGGGCCCCCGTTGAAGTGACCGTCTCAGGTGGGGTGTTTGAACCAGGGCAGCATCAGATCAACAAGAAAACAGATACAGAGATCATCGATGACGATGGCAACCACAGTGGTGATCAAGCATCAGAAAGAAGTATCGCTGCAGCCCTAAGAGCCTCTGGTGGTGTGCGCCCTGATGCTAATATCAGTGAGGTCATGGTGATTCGAGAGCAGTATAGCTTTAAGCTCGATCTATCAGGTGTGATCCACGGCTATCCGGTGCCAACCATGACACTTATGTCTGGCGACCACATACATGTGCCACAGCATGATTATTTTGATGACGCGTTAGCAAGACCGTCACAAATTACCGTGCCAGGGATCCGGGTCTTTTTATCCAACCTAACTCAACCAGCGAGCAGTAACTCGCAATCGGCAGTAGATACCGATGCGACGCGCTTTCCCTATGGCACTCGCCTCCTTAATGGCGCAATTGCCGCAAACTGCGTCGGCGGCGCTCAATCAACCAATGCCAGCCGTCACCTGCTATTAATCACCAAAAATCCGTTAACTGCTGAAGTGGATGTGATTGAGCGCTCAATGGACTCGCTTATCCGCAACTCTTGGGTAACTGGCATGAACCCTATACTGATGCCTGGTGATGGGATTGCTTGTTATGACTCACGAGTTACCAATATGCGTGAAATTGCTAGAACCGTTACTGAAATACTGGTTCCAGCAACTTTATTAGAACTGCTTTAA
- a CDS encoding STAS domain-containing protein, giving the protein MKFSQLAQNNACKITLPVEMVMTQTPTLRAAILQRIDMGMTQLVIDLHQVNYIDSSGLSVLISALKKVEEHDGEIVLLSPTSGVRALIELTRLHQVFSIYEDEAAAIDYICNELVS; this is encoded by the coding sequence ATGAAATTCTCCCAACTCGCACAGAACAACGCATGCAAAATCACCTTGCCAGTTGAAATGGTAATGACCCAAACACCAACATTACGTGCTGCAATTTTACAGCGAATAGATATGGGGATGACCCAGTTAGTTATCGATCTACACCAGGTTAATTATATCGATTCAAGTGGTTTATCTGTATTGATTTCAGCTCTCAAAAAAGTCGAAGAGCACGATGGCGAAATTGTATTGCTCTCACCAACTTCCGGCGTCCGTGCACTTATCGAACTTACCCGCCTGCATCAGGTGTTTTCTATTTATGAAGATGAAGCAGCGGCAATTGACTACATATGCAATGAACTTGTTAGCTAA
- a CDS encoding ATP-binding protein, giving the protein MNSLQINLNKTLLAKHSLCLEVDQFMLQNQISSSQRFKVITCILEAVANVINHSASSSKEIILILHSGDNKVIVDLLDNSPLHGNKSPLQCPDTNEQSGRGLWIMHNWMDSVRVQESVAGTHLQLSLSTQ; this is encoded by the coding sequence ATGAATAGTCTACAGATAAACCTTAACAAAACACTATTAGCTAAGCATTCACTGTGCTTAGAAGTCGATCAGTTCATGCTACAAAATCAAATCAGTTCATCACAAAGATTCAAGGTAATCACCTGTATACTCGAAGCCGTGGCGAATGTCATTAACCATTCAGCCAGCAGCTCAAAAGAGATAATATTAATCTTACACAGCGGCGACAACAAAGTGATTGTCGATTTACTTGATAATTCTCCGCTGCATGGCAACAAATCTCCACTGCAATGTCCAGATACTAATGAACAATCAGGTCGCGGTTTATGGATAATGCACAACTGGATGGACAGTGTCAGGGTGCAAGAGTCTGTGGCGGGAACTCACCTGCAACTAAGTTTATCAACCCAATGA
- a CDS encoding SpoIIE family protein phosphatase produces the protein MKVSNSAQTKHSLSIMLVEDCDSERCLLSALVTAMGHHSVDFSNAESAIEYLKAHHVDLVITDWMMPGMSGIELCKILKQSCDNPYTILLTGNSENTHIVEGINSGADDFVAKPFNSAVLKARIHAGVRIIEMQSQLSQKNKSLNQMLLKEQQYLNVVKQDLALAAQLQQALLPNNCQLSQQWQVTCEFKPAHDLAGDIFQCFNIDDQHIGFYLLDVSGHGTAASMQSFTLAQSLANNQDAWQALDVCQLINTLNREFDDPQNSGRFATMIIGIANAVTGKVELVNAGHPAPIVISPQHAYFADQLQLNIAAQLPLGIRKNYQYSSSQLFLSQHEHLLLYSDGIYECRHPKHGFFGQERLLKIINDARELSPGSLLHHLTHSCDLWQQQQAQDDISLMLISSQSLASLNQTPIRRVLA, from the coding sequence ATGAAGGTATCAAACAGCGCACAAACGAAGCACTCTCTTAGTATCATGCTTGTCGAAGATTGCGATAGCGAACGCTGCTTGCTAAGTGCCTTGGTGACGGCAATGGGTCACCATAGCGTCGATTTTTCCAATGCGGAATCGGCAATTGAATACCTTAAGGCCCATCACGTTGACCTAGTGATCACCGACTGGATGATGCCCGGTATGAGTGGTATTGAATTGTGTAAAATACTCAAGCAATCATGCGATAACCCATACACAATACTCCTTACGGGAAATAGTGAAAATACACATATTGTAGAAGGAATCAATTCTGGTGCAGACGACTTTGTAGCGAAGCCCTTTAATAGTGCGGTGTTAAAAGCCCGAATCCATGCTGGGGTACGAATAATAGAGATGCAGTCCCAATTATCACAGAAGAATAAATCACTAAATCAGATGCTATTAAAAGAGCAGCAATACTTAAATGTCGTTAAACAAGACTTAGCATTGGCGGCGCAGTTACAACAAGCATTACTGCCCAATAACTGCCAACTCAGCCAACAATGGCAAGTGACTTGCGAATTTAAACCTGCCCATGATCTCGCTGGTGATATTTTTCAGTGCTTCAATATTGACGACCAACATATTGGTTTTTATCTACTCGATGTCAGTGGCCATGGCACCGCCGCTTCTATGCAAAGCTTTACTTTAGCGCAAAGCTTAGCCAACAACCAAGACGCATGGCAGGCCTTAGATGTGTGCCAGTTAATTAATACGCTCAACCGTGAATTTGACGACCCACAAAACAGCGGCCGTTTTGCCACTATGATAATAGGCATTGCAAATGCGGTCACAGGTAAGGTTGAACTGGTCAATGCTGGTCATCCAGCACCTATTGTGATTAGTCCACAACACGCCTATTTTGCCGATCAGCTACAGCTAAACATTGCAGCACAACTACCATTGGGGATCCGCAAAAACTACCAATACAGCAGTAGTCAGTTATTTTTATCTCAACATGAACATCTACTGCTCTATTCTGATGGGATCTATGAGTGTCGCCACCCAAAGCATGGATTTTTCGGCCAAGAGCGACTACTGAAGATTATAAACGATGCTAGAGAACTCTCGCCCGGTTCTTTGCTACACCACTTAACCCATAGCTGCGACTTATGGCAACAACAGCAAGCTCAAGATGATATCTCTCTGATGCTTATTTCAAGTCAGTCACTAGCCAGTTTAAACCAAACGCCTATTCGCCGTGTGCTTGCTTAG
- a CDS encoding phosphate/phosphite/phosphonate ABC transporter substrate-binding protein: MHLFNDKVRNIIMCRRNSAVFSLLSIFAVVFMPLSSGVSAEESVASQPKETLVFGVVPQQAASTLAKAWGPLLKEVSQNAKLELRFATAPDIPTFEDRLATGEYDVAYMNPHHYAQFHQSQGYQALVKEKDKKLKGIIVVAKDASFQDLEALAGETIAFPAPGAFAASMIPRANLKQRGIDFTPKYVGSHDSVYMAVSKGLFKVGGGVGRTFNNLPLETQSKLKILWTTPKYTPHAIAVHPRVSEAARKELTAELVALSQSEQGLSLLNSLGFNRFEIAADSDWNDVRALKLDQLSIQTDEDAPKQEEN, from the coding sequence ATGCATTTATTTAACGACAAGGTCAGAAATATCATTATGTGCCGTAGAAATTCTGCGGTTTTTAGCCTGTTGTCTATCTTTGCTGTGGTATTTATGCCGCTTTCTTCCGGGGTTAGCGCTGAAGAATCCGTAGCCAGTCAGCCTAAAGAGACTCTCGTATTTGGCGTTGTTCCACAGCAAGCGGCAAGTACACTTGCTAAAGCTTGGGGACCGTTACTTAAAGAAGTGTCGCAAAATGCAAAACTTGAGTTGCGTTTTGCAACCGCGCCAGATATTCCCACTTTTGAGGATCGGCTCGCGACCGGGGAGTATGACGTTGCCTATATGAACCCCCATCATTACGCTCAGTTTCATCAGTCACAGGGCTATCAGGCGTTGGTTAAGGAGAAAGATAAAAAGCTTAAAGGGATTATCGTGGTCGCTAAAGATGCGAGTTTTCAAGATTTAGAGGCGCTAGCGGGAGAGACCATTGCGTTTCCTGCGCCAGGAGCATTTGCTGCCAGTATGATCCCTAGGGCTAACTTAAAACAGCGTGGCATCGACTTTACACCTAAGTATGTTGGCTCCCATGACTCCGTTTATATGGCGGTATCGAAAGGACTATTTAAGGTGGGTGGTGGTGTGGGCAGAACTTTTAATAACTTACCGCTTGAGACTCAATCTAAGTTAAAGATCCTTTGGACCACTCCTAAATATACTCCCCACGCGATTGCTGTGCACCCTCGAGTCTCTGAAGCCGCCCGTAAAGAGCTAACCGCAGAGCTAGTGGCTCTTTCTCAATCTGAACAGGGATTGTCATTGTTAAATAGTCTTGGCTTTAACCGTTTTGAAATTGCTGCTGATAGTGACTGGAATGATGTTAGAGCACTTAAGCTTGATCAACTATCGATTCAGACGGATGAGGATGCTCCTAAACAGGAGGAGAACTAA